The genomic segment ATTTGCTTGGAATATAGAAGATGAATATTTATTTGGTAGGGATATTTTAGTGGCCCCTTTATTTGAAGAAAATAAAGATTTAAGAAAAGTATATATTCCTGAAGGAATATGGATTGATTACTTTACTAAAGAAAAATATAATGGAAATAAATATTATGAAATAAAATCTACAGATTTACCTATAATAATTTTAATTAAAGAGGGAAGTAAAATACCGATGATACCAGTTTATCAAAGTACAGATTTTATAGATTGGAGTAAAGAATATATAGTAGAATTTTAAATTGAAAGGAGAATATGGATGTAAATCCATAATTAGAAAGATGAAAGAATATTTTGTAAATATACCTAAAATTAAATTTGAAGGACCAGATTCTAAAAATCCGTTATCTTTTAAATACTATGATGCAGAAAGAGTTATAAATGGGAAAAAGATGAAAGATCATTTAAAATTTGCAATGTCTTGGTGGCATACAATTGTTGCTGAGGGAGTAGATCCATTTGGTAGAGGAACAATTGATAGAAAATACGGAGAAATTGATGAAATAGCTAGGTCTAAAGCTAAAGTAGATGCAGGTTTTGAATTGATGGAAAAACTTGGAATTGAATATTTTTGTTTTCATGATGTAGATATAGCTGTAGAAGGAAATAATTTTAAAGAATATAGAAAAAATTTAAAAGAGATAGTTCAATATATAAAAGGTAAAATGGAAAATACTAATATAAAATTATTATGGGGAACTGCAAATTGTTTCTCAAATCCAATATATATGCATGGAGCGGCTACATCTTGTAATGTAGATGCATTTGCACATGCTGCTTCTCAAATTAAAAATTCAATAGATGCTACTATAGAATTAAATGGAAGCGGATATGTTTTCTGGGGTGGAAGAGAAGGATATGAGACTTTATTAAATACTGATATGGGATTTGAATTAGATAATTTAGCAAGACTTATGAAAATGGCAGTTAAATATGCAAGAGATAAAGGATTTAAAGGTGATTTTTATATAGAACCTAAACCAAAAGAACCTACAAAACACCAATATGATTTTGATGTTGCAACAACATTAGCATTTTTAAGAAAATATGGATTAGAAAATGATTTTAAAATGAATATAGAAGCAAATCATGCTACGTTATCAGGACATACATTTCAACATGAATTAAATGTTGCAAGAGTTAATAATGTTTTTGGAAGTATAGATGCTAATCAAGGAGATATGCTTTTAGGATGGGATACTGACCAATTTCCTTCAAACATATATGATGCAACGCTTGCAATGTATGAAGTTATAAAAGCTGGTGGGTTTACAAATGGAGGATTAAATTTTGATGCAAAAGTTAGAAGAGGATCATTTACATTTGAAGATATAGTATTAGCTTATATTTTAGGAATGGATACATTTGCTAAAGGCTTAATAAAAGCATTTGAAATAATAGAAGATGGAAGAATAGAGGAAAATATAAAAAATAGATATTCGAGTTATAATTCTGAAATAGGTAAAAAAATATTAGATGAAAACACTAATCTTGAAGAATTAGAGAATTATATTGAAAATAAAGAGAAAATAACAATGGAAAGTGGAAGACAGGAATATTTAGAATCAATATTAAATCAAATTATATTAAGATGAGGTTAGAATATGAAGTATTTAATAGGAATAGATGTTGGGACATCATCAACTAAAACAGTTCTATATAATGAGAATTTAAAAGAAGTATTTGTTTCAAATTATGAATATCCACTATATCAACCGCAAAATGGATGGGCGGAACAAGATCCAAATGATTGGAAAAAAGCTTTAATATATACAATTAAAGATATAGTTAATAACTCTAAAGTTGATGTAAATAATATTGTAGGAATAGGACTTACTGGGCAAATGCATGGATTAGTTATGTTAGATTCTAATTATGATGTTATTCGTCCTTCTATAATTTGGGCAGATCAAAGAACAAGTTTAGAATGTATAGAGATAACAAATAAAGTTGGTGCAGAAAAACTAATAGAAATAACAGCAAATCCTGCTTTACCAGGTTTTACAGCTTCTAAGATAATGTGGATAAAAAATAATGAAATTGAAAATTATAATAAATGTAAGAAAATATTGTTACCAAAAGATTATATTAGATTTATAATGAGTGATG from the Streptobacillus canis genome contains:
- the xylA gene encoding xylose isomerase, with translation MKEYFVNIPKIKFEGPDSKNPLSFKYYDAERVINGKKMKDHLKFAMSWWHTIVAEGVDPFGRGTIDRKYGEIDEIARSKAKVDAGFELMEKLGIEYFCFHDVDIAVEGNNFKEYRKNLKEIVQYIKGKMENTNIKLLWGTANCFSNPIYMHGAATSCNVDAFAHAASQIKNSIDATIELNGSGYVFWGGREGYETLLNTDMGFELDNLARLMKMAVKYARDKGFKGDFYIEPKPKEPTKHQYDFDVATTLAFLRKYGLENDFKMNIEANHATLSGHTFQHELNVARVNNVFGSIDANQGDMLLGWDTDQFPSNIYDATLAMYEVIKAGGFTNGGLNFDAKVRRGSFTFEDIVLAYILGMDTFAKGLIKAFEIIEDGRIEENIKNRYSSYNSEIGKKILDENTNLEELENYIENKEKITMESGRQEYLESILNQIILR